Proteins encoded together in one Dehalogenimonas sp. THU2 window:
- a CDS encoding N-acetyltransferase → MNIEKATIKDVIQIQKLVNSFAERGQMLARPLSEIYENIRDFFVIREGAEVVACAALHISWSDLAEVKSLAVEVEHRRRKMGTALVRACVDEATALGITTVFCLTYQPEFFGTCGFKLVEKKELPHKVWGECYRCPKFPDCDESAMLFRIPVAVAA, encoded by the coding sequence ATGAATATCGAAAAAGCCACCATTAAAGACGTCATCCAGATACAGAAACTGGTCAATTCCTTCGCGGAGCGAGGGCAGATGCTGGCCCGCCCGCTGTCCGAGATATATGAGAATATCCGGGATTTCTTCGTGATCCGTGAAGGCGCTGAAGTTGTGGCCTGCGCCGCGCTGCATATCAGTTGGTCGGACCTGGCCGAGGTCAAGTCCCTGGCAGTGGAAGTCGAGCATCGGCGACGGAAAATGGGCACGGCGCTGGTGAGAGCCTGTGTAGACGAAGCCACCGCCCTGGGCATCACCACTGTCTTCTGCCTGACCTACCAGCCGGAATTCTTCGGCACCTGCGGTTTCAAGCTGGTGGAAAAGAAGGAACTGCCGCACAAGGTCTGGGGCGAATGCTACCGCTGCCCCAAGTTCCCGGATTGCGACGAGTCCGCCATGCTCTTCAGGATCCCGGTGGCTGTCGCAGCATGA
- a CDS encoding NUDIX hydrolase, producing MNTETSGAPGETVERCVVYTSKVINVRQDTVIFHDGSTRTRDVVEYPDAVAMVAVDENDDLLLVRQYRHAPAAELLEIPAGGIDAGETPEDAVRREMQEETGYFPERVERLTSFYSAPGYSTEVLHVFLAADLKPARLVAEDTDEITLVRASRAEVTRMISGGTIRDGKSIAGLLFYLNLR from the coding sequence ATGAATACTGAAACCTCCGGCGCCCCCGGCGAAACCGTAGAACGGTGTGTCGTTTATACCAGCAAGGTCATCAACGTCCGCCAGGACACCGTCATCTTCCACGACGGCTCGACGCGGACGCGTGACGTCGTGGAGTATCCGGATGCCGTAGCCATGGTCGCTGTCGATGAAAACGATGACCTCCTCCTTGTGCGACAGTACCGCCACGCCCCGGCCGCCGAACTTTTAGAGATACCCGCCGGCGGCATCGATGCCGGCGAAACACCGGAAGACGCCGTTCGCCGCGAAATGCAGGAAGAAACAGGCTATTTCCCGGAGCGGGTAGAACGACTGACCAGCTTCTATTCCGCCCCCGGCTACTCCACCGAGGTCTTGCACGTTTTCCTGGCCGCCGACTTGAAACCAGCTCGCCTGGTAGCCGAAGATACCGACGAGATCACCCTTGTCCGGGCATCCCGCGCTGAAGTTACGCGGATGATCTCCGGAGGCACCATCCGCGACGGTAAAAGTATTGCCGGGCTGCTGTTCTATTTGAACCTGAGATAG
- a CDS encoding NAD(+)/NADH kinase, with protein sequence MIFKRIGLIYHPLNKAALDLAKEIAAYLDQAGCGHWLGSAWDGERLRGQMADTDLIVTTGGDGTILRAAQAVLPLDIPITSVNLGKLGFMTEMPAAEALELLPKLLAGDGWSDYRTVLEAEFLPHDKKEQPDQSFFAVNDVVAARGGIARIISVACHIDSAHYATYKGDGVIVASATGSTGYSFAAGGPVLYPQSADILLTPILPHLGRSYSLVTPADKTISLKISTNHQATMCIDGHINMSLSTGDVINVRTSRHRLHFLRLRQPDSFYVETDHKLKGSRT encoded by the coding sequence ATGATTTTCAAACGTATCGGCCTCATCTATCATCCGCTCAACAAAGCGGCCCTCGACCTTGCCAAGGAGATCGCCGCCTACCTGGACCAGGCCGGCTGCGGCCACTGGCTGGGTTCCGCCTGGGACGGGGAACGGTTGCGGGGCCAGATGGCCGATACCGACCTCATCGTGACCACCGGAGGCGACGGCACCATCCTGCGGGCGGCCCAAGCGGTACTGCCGCTGGATATCCCCATCACCAGCGTCAACCTGGGCAAACTGGGCTTCATGACCGAGATGCCCGCCGCCGAGGCACTGGAACTCCTGCCCAAACTGCTGGCCGGTGATGGCTGGAGCGACTACCGCACCGTCCTGGAAGCCGAATTCCTGCCCCACGATAAAAAGGAACAGCCAGACCAGAGCTTCTTTGCCGTTAACGACGTGGTGGCCGCCCGAGGCGGCATCGCCCGCATCATAAGCGTGGCCTGCCATATCGACAGCGCCCATTACGCCACCTACAAGGGCGACGGTGTAATCGTGGCTTCGGCCACCGGTTCCACCGGCTACAGTTTCGCCGCGGGCGGGCCGGTGCTCTATCCCCAGTCCGCGGATATACTGCTGACGCCGATCCTGCCACACCTGGGCCGAAGCTATTCCCTGGTGACGCCGGCTGATAAAACCATTTCACTTAAAATAAGCACCAACCACCAGGCGACGATGTGCATCGACGGGCATATCAACATGTCGCTGTCCACGGGAGACGTGATCAATGTCCGGACCAGCCGTCACCGGCTGCATTTCCTACGCCTGCGTCAACCGGACTCTTTTTACGTCGAGACCGACCATAAATTGAAAGGCAGCCGCACCTGA